A window of the Miscanthus floridulus cultivar M001 chromosome 14, ASM1932011v1, whole genome shotgun sequence genome harbors these coding sequences:
- the LOC136504414 gene encoding uncharacterized protein, whose protein sequence is MAWVFDSADFPVETYKDFIAIVKTAFRHYVQEHKGRHHPNRKEKLYVKTLCACPKQQSRSLHCGYYTCIMMSTIGGYNRNPNLLEKDKDTRRNPYKNDELLEMVVILYTNTFGKLIG, encoded by the exons atggcatgggtctttgattcagcggatttcccagtcgagacatacaaagacttcatagcgattgtcaagac ggcatttaggcactatgtccaggaacataaggggaggcatcatccaaataggaaggaaaagttgtatgtcaaaactctatgtgcg tgccccaagcaacaGTCTaggagtctacattgtggatactacacatgtattatgatgagtaccatcggtggctacaatagaaaccccaatctg ttagagaaagataaagacacgagaagAAACCCATACAAGAatgacgagctcttagagatg gtagtaatcctctataccaacaccttcgggaaactgataggctag
- the LOC136503080 gene encoding RING-H2 finger protein ATL56-like: MDIVDVYEWIVRGVLAVNLFMAALVVIMLLLDAINEVTYQIRRLRRRRRRRATTTSVVEKLLESIPDVAYQELPGGDSDRESCVICVTPYEAGEACSVLPACKHLFHKACVAKWLRVKCTCPLCRAAVALPHPVRTAGQP; this comes from the coding sequence ATGGACATCGTGGATGTCTACGAGTGGATCGTACGGGGCGTCCTTGCCGTCAATTTGTTCATGGCGGCACTGGTAGTCATCATGCTGCTCCTCGACGCGATCAACGAGGTGACCTATCAGATCAGGCGactccgccgccgacgccgacggcGTGCGACGACGACGTCCGTAGTCGAAAAGCTGCTGGAGAGCATCCCGGACGTGGCGTACCAGGAGCTGCCAGGCGGCGACAGCGACCGGGAGTCGTGCGTGATCTGCGTGACGCCATACGAGGCCGGCGAGGCCTGCAGCGTCCTGCCGGCGTGCAAGCACTTGTTCCACAAGGCCTGCGTCGCCAAGTGGCTGCGCGTCAAGTGCACCTGCCCGCTCTGCAGGGCAGCCGTCGCCTTGCCGCACCCTGTACGTACTGCAGGGCAACCTTAA